Part of the Streptomyces sp. HSG2 genome, CCGTGACCACCTCGTGTTTGGTGTCCGGGACGAGGGCCGGATCGTCCGGGCGGTACAGCGTCACGGTCGGTCGCGACGCCGGGGCCGGCGCGCTCCCGAACAGCTCCGCCAACTCCGCCTCCCGGTCCACCGCGTGCACCACCGTGCGGTGGGCGGCGTCCGAGGGCCGGGCGCCCCGCAGGGCCAGCAACACCGTCGTCCGGCTCGCCGAGCGATGCCCGGGCGACACGTCCTCGGGGCCGCGGGGCGCCCGGTCGCCGACGATCCGCTCCAGGATGTGCGGGGCCACACCGGCGACCACGAACGCGGCCTCCGTGACACCGCCGTCGGTCAGCTCCACCCCGGCCGCCCGGCCGTCCGCCAGGACGACGCCCGCCACCTCGGCCCCGAACCGGAACTCCACCCCCCGTGCCCGGCATCGTTCGTACACCGCCCGCGCCAACTCACGCAGGCCTCCGCGCACGTACCAGGTGCCGAAGGCGTGCTCCAGATACGGCAGTACGGCGGCGCTCGCGGGGGTTGTCCGCGGGTCGAGTCCCCAACCCAGCGCGTGGCTCTCCAGGAGGGCGACCAGCCGCGGGTCGCGCAGCTCCCAGGTGCCCACCTCGGCGAGCGTCGCGGCGCGTCGGGTGCGCAGCAGCCGCCTACGAGGGACGGCCGGGTAGGGCTCGCGTTCGCCGAGGACCCGCCACCCCGGCCACAACGGCTCCTCCAACAGCGGCCGGCGTGTGCGGTCCCATGCCTCACGGGCCCGGACCAGGAACTCCCCCCACATTCGACCCGCCGGGGCGCCGAGCGCCGAGTCCAGGGCGGCCACCACGCCCGCGCGGGAGGCGTTCGGCAGATCCGCCTCGGTGCCGTCGGCGAAGACGTGACGCGCGGACGGGTCGACCTGAACGAGGTCGACGCAGTCCTCCAAGGGCTCCCGACCGGTCTTGACGAAGAGATCGCGCCACACCGCCGGCAGCGTCAGCAGACCCGGCCCTGTGTCGAAGCGGAAGCCGTCCCGCTCCACCGCGCGCACCGCGCCGCCGTAGGTCTCCGTCCGCTCGTACACCGTCACCCGGTGGCCCGCCGCGGCCAGCCGGGCCGCCGCCGCCATCGCGCCCATCCCGGCGCCGATCACCGCAATCCTTGCCATGGCGGGGACTCTATCCACCGCCCCACCTCCTCTCGCGCCCAGCCGCGGCCCCCGCGTGAGCGAGCGACGGCCCGGCCGCGGAGACGGGCCCCGTGCGGGCTCCGGACCACCGGCACGTGGCGGTCCTCGCCCGAGTCCCGCCACCGGGGCCCGCGCCCCCACTCGGGCGCGCGGATGAGTACGCGTACGGATGGGCGCCGCCCTGCCGGTGTAGGAGGGTGAGGGGGCGGAGCGGGGCACGGGCCGGTGCCGGCGGCACGGGGCGCCGGACGGTCCGGTCACGATCCGCGTTCTCCGTCGATCGCGGTCGGCGGAGCGGGTCAGCGAGTTCCGGCAGGTCCGGGCACGCGACCCGGGGCGTACTGGGGAGTACGAGGGAGCGCCGGTCCGGCGCGGGCTCGCGGGCGACGCGGCCGAGCGGGCCGGGGCTCCCGGCCGCGGTTCGCATCGGCCTGGAGGTCTCCGAGGGCCGGATATGCCGGGACCACGGACCGAGCAGCCCCGCACGCTCGGTACCCGCGCCCGCGACGTTGGCCGTCGGCCGCCTCGGATGTGTGGTGGCCGTCTCCACGACGCCCCAGTCCGCACCGGGCACGACGTCGGTGCCGGGGGCGGCCACACCCCGGTCGCGACGACGAGCGACGCGTACCGGTGCCCCACGCTGCCCCGGCGGCGTTCCGTCCGCGCATGCCGGTGACGATCTCCTCGGCCGAGGAGATCCGCCGCGTCACCGGCCCCGCACCCACGTGTGCGCGGGTGCGGTCCCTCCTCGACGGGCCCGGCGCCACGCCCGGCGTCACGTTTCGGTGAGCTTGTCGAGGTCGGGAGCGTAGACGGTCATCCAGTGCGGGCGCAGCCGGTAGTAGACGACCTCGCGGTCCCAGTCGAAGGCGTCGTCGCCGTAGAAGTCCTGTAAGTAGGCCCGGAGTTCCTCCCAGTCGGCCGTGGTCTCCGCGTCCTCGGGGTTCAGCTCCTCCACCATGCCGTGGGTGAACACCCCGAGGTTCTCGCCGCGCATGTGCGCGACGCTGGCGGCCGGACGGGCCGCGAGGTGACGCGCCTTGGCGGAGTCGCGCGCCGTGCCGAAGTGCCACCGGCCGTGCAGGAAGTGCCCGTCGGCGCCGCTGATACGCGGTTCGCCCTTCGCGGTCACCGTGGAGAGGGCGAGTGTGCACATGCCGGTGAGGACCCCGGTGAGCTGCGCCGCCGTGATGGTGCGGCCCTCCACGATCGAGCGGAGGTGTGCGGTCGAGCCGGAGAGGGAGGTGCCGAGGAGGGACTGGAGCTTGTCAAGTTCTTCTGGGGTTTCGCGCATAGGCCCACCGTAGGCCGCAAACCCGACGTCCTCTGTCGTCATGGCAGCGGCCAGGTCGCTCGACGCGGGCGCGCTCGGCACCTGCTGTCGGCCGTGACGCGTCACGGCCGGTGACCGGAGACCCTGCCCTGCAGGAGTCGGGACAGGGCCGCGTGCACCTCGTCGATCGAGCGGCCCGGCTGGAAGGACTTCCAGTCCAACGCCGCCACCAGCACCATGCCGACGAGGGCGGCGGCGGTCAACGGGATGTCGATCTCCTCGCTCAGCTCGCCGGCGGCCACGCCGTCGCGCAGCACGCCCTCCACGACCGCCACGGGTTCCTCACGGACCACTGTCAGCGTGGACTGCCACGCCCGGTTGGTCCGCCACAGCTCGGCGACGTACAGCTGGGTGAAGGCCGGGTAGCGGTCGATGAAGAGGAGTCCCGCGCGGATCATCGCGTCCAGTGCGTCGACCCGTCCGCCACCTGTCCGCGCCGTGTTCTCCGCCGCTTCCCGGAGCGAGGCGGTCAGCAGCCCCACCCCGTGGCGCAACAGCTCCTCGAAGAGCACCGACTTGCTGGCGAAGTTGTAGTAGACGGTGCCCTTGGCGACACCGGCCCGCTCGGCGATCTCGTCGACCGTGGTGGCGGAGAAGCCCTGTTCGGCGATGAGGGTCACGGCCGCCTCGTAGAGCTTCTGCCGGGTGACCGCCCGCCGCCCTCGTCCCGGGGCCGGCGTCGGGGTGTCGGCGCCGCTCGCGGCGGAGGCGCTGCTGCTGTTCATCGGTCGATTGTCCCGGACCGCCGCCGCGACGTCCCGCCCGGACCGGGCCGGGTCAAAGCGTCAGTTCCGGGTGCAGGCGCTCCAGGGTCCAGACTTGGCCGCGTCGGGCCGCCGACGTCGTGAGGGCCAGGGCGCCGAGGGTGAACAGCGCCAGCACGCCGCACGCCGCCCACACGGGCTCCAGCCCTCCTCCCGTGATCAGCCGACGCAGGGCGTCCACGACGTGGGTCATCGGCAGGAAGGGATGGAGGGCGTTGAAGAAGTCGGGGCTGGTCTGCACCGGGTAGGTGCCCCCGGCCGACGTGAGCTGGAGCATCAGCAGCGCCAGGACCAGGATGCGGCCCGCGGCTCCGAAGCGCGCGTTCAGCCATTGCACCAACGCTGTGAAACAGGCCGTGACCAGGAACAGGAACCCGACCGTGCCCGCCGTCCTGGCCATCTCCAGACCCACCAACCAGTGCAACACCGCCAGCAGCGCCAGCGTCTGCGCCACCCCGATCGCCACCACGGGCAGCCAGCCGGCCAGCGCGATCCGCCAGGGCGAGGCACCCGCCGCGAGGGCGCGCCGGTTCATGGGCGTGACGAGCATGTACGCGACCATGGCGCCCACCCAGAGCGACAGCGGGATGAAGTACGGGGCGAAGCCCGTACCGTAGTTCGGCGCCGCGTGAAGGTTGTCGGTGACCAGCCGGATCGGGTCGGACATCGCGTCGGTGCGCCGGTCGCGTTCGGGCGCGTCGTAGTCGGGGATGCGACCGGCGCCCTCGCGCAGCCCCCCGGCCAACTCGGTAGAGCCGTCCACCAGCCGGTAGATTCCCCCCGTCAGGTCGTCGGCACCGGACTTCAGCCTTGCCACGCCCTCGTCGAGGTCGGCGGCGCCCGTCGAGGCCGTGGCCAACCCGGCGCGCAGTTCGCCGACCCCGGCGGCCACCCGCTCCGCGCCGCTGTTCAGGGAGTCGATCCGGGCGACGGCGTCGTCCAGGTTCTCGGACAGGCGCGGCGCGAGGAGCGCGAGTTCCTCGGCCTCGGCCCGCAGCGCGGCGAGGCGCTCGTCGAGCTCCGCCAGGGTCCGGTCGTGTCCGGCGGCCAGCGCCTCCAGGTCCGCGGCGGCCCCCGCGACGTTCCCGGAGGCGTCCACGGCCCTCGTCAGCTCCTCGCAGGCGTCGCCGACCTCCTCGGCGGTATCGCAGCGACTCCGCCGAACCTCTTCCAGGGCTTCGCGGGCTGCGCGGGCCTCCTCCGCGGCCCGCGGCACGCCTTCCGCGACGTCCTGAAGGTTCGCGCGGACGGAAGCGGCTGCCTCGGCGACGACTCGCGCCCTCTCGGCGACGGCCCGCTCGTTCTCGGCGAGGAAGGGCGAGGCCCCGGAGATTTCCGCGACCCGCTCGGCGAGTTCCCCGGTTCCTCCGGCGACCTGCCGAGCCCCTTCCTCCAGATCGAGTGCACCGGCGTGCAGTCGTCGCACGCCGTCGGACAGGTCGCCGCTGCCGTCGTGGGCGTCCTCCAGCCCGTCGGCCAGGTCCGCCGCCCCCTTCTCCGCCTTCCCGATGCCGCTGCTCAGGTCGTCCGCTCCCGAGGCGGCCTCCTCGGTGCCGTCGTGGATGTCGGAGAAGGACACGAAGATCCGGTCCAGGAATCCCCGTGACGCCTCGGTGGAGGCCGCGCGGCGCACCTCTCCGAAGACGGTCCGGGAGATCTGCCCGACGACGTAGTTGTTGGCGTCGTTGGTGCGCACCCGCAGCGCCCCCGTCTCCGGGGCGGAGCCTTCGCCGCCGGAGGCGATCCGCTCGCTGAAGTCCGCCGGCAGCGTCAGGGACAGGTAGTACGTTCCTTCCTCGACACCGCGTCGTGCCTCGTCCGCGTCCACCTCGTGCCAGTCGAAGGTGTCGCCGCCGAGGAGCCGCTCGGCGATGTCGTCGCCCGCGGCGACTTCCCTCCCGTCGGCGACCGTGCCCCGGTCCTCGTTGACCAGTGCCGCCGGGATCCGGTCGAGGCGGCCGTAGGGGTCCCAGAAGGACCACAGGTACAGGGCCCCGTAGAGCAGGGGAAGCACCAGCAGGGCGACCAGCGCGGCCCGCGGGAGGCGTCCTCGCCCGAAGCGCCTCAGCTCAAGCGCGGCCAGCCTCGGCGAGCCCATCGCCGGCCTCCTTCCGCCCGGCACCGTGTCGCGCGGCGAGTGCCGTGGGTTCCCCGAACTCCGGCCGGGTGGGTACGGTCACCGCGCGGCCGGGGGCGTGGCCGCACACCACCACGACCGTGGTGCCGGAGTCGGCGATCGCGGTCAACAGGGACCACACCTCGCCCCGCTCGGTCGGGGAGAGCTTGAGATCGGCGTCGTCCACGCCGAGCAGGCGGGGCCTTCCCAGCAGGGCCAGGGCGACGGAGAGGCGCAGCGCCTCCGCGCGCTCCAGGTCGCGGACGGTCGTGCGGGGTCCCTTGGGGAGCCGGTCGAGGTCGAGCCGGGCGGCGGAGAGGGCGTCGTCGACGATACGCGACGATCTCTCCCGCCGCGCCGCGCGGGGTCGCGGCAGGCCGCGGAGCGGGTCGCCGAAACGCCGCTGCGAGAGCGCCCGCTCACGCAGGTGCTCCCCGACGGTGAGAGCCGGGTCGAGGTCGGTCACGCCCGGCACGTGGGCCAGGGCGGCGACCCGACGCACGGCGCCCATGTGTCGGGGGAGCGCCATCCCGCCCACGGAGGCCGTCCCCTCGCCGGCGCGCATCCGTCCCGTGAGGGTGAGCAGGAGGCAGGTCCGGCCGGACCCGGAGGGCCCTTCCAGGGCTATCAGCGATCCCGGTTCGGCGTCCAGGGAGACGCCGTGGAACACCGGTCCGCGCGGTCCGCGCAGCCCCAGTTCCCGGGCCCTGACCTCCAGACCGCGTGGCGGACCGTCCACGATTCCCCACCCCCGGGCGACGTTTCTGTACTGACTGGTCAGTGCAGAAACTAGCCCGATCGCTCAGCCTGGGCAAACGCGCAGGTTGTCCGGTCTCTGTTGACGTGGCGAATGTCGGCCGTAGTCGGCGAGCTGTGCGCCGGTTGTCTCGGTGAGGTTGGCGAAGTTGGCGCACGCCATGCGTAACGGCTGCCTGCCGCCCTTTCCGATCTTGCTCATCAGTCGGTCGATCGATGAGTACAGGGTGGCCTGCACAGGCTAAACCGCAAAGAGTTCTTCGCGAAGAACTCTTTGCGGTTTAGCCTGTGTGGTGTGACCGACGCGATGAAGAGGCCAGAGGGCCCGAACCATGAAGAGGACTCCGTTGTCCTGGATGCCAAGGGGCTGCGTGCCATGGCGCACCCAGTGCGTGTGCGGCTGGTGGGGCTGCTGCGGAAGTACGGCGCATCGACAGCCACCCGTCTCGCGGAGCGGCTGGGCGTCAATTCCGGGACAGTCAGCTATCACCTGCGCCAGCTCGGCGCGGCTGGTTTCGTTGAGGAGGACGCTGAGCGCGGCAACGCGCGAGAGCGCTGGTGGCGCTCGGTACATCAGGTGACGGAGTTCAACGAGCGGGAGCTGGCCGATCGAGAGCCCGAGGCCATCCTGGCCTTCCTGCAATCCGTCGCCACCACCTACACCTTGCGCACTCAGCAGACGCTGAACGAGTTGCAGACGATGCCCAGGGCGTGGCGGAACTCCTTCGACATGAGCGACTGGGCCTTGCGGCTCACGCCCGAAGAGGCTGTCGCCCTGCGGCAGGAGTTGAGGGCCGTCATCTCCCGGTACCGCAGAGACACGCCCGAGGCGGCGGCAAGTGCCCCGGAGGGTGCCGGACGGGTCGGCGTTATCACGCAGATGCTGCCCGAACTGGATGCGCCTGCCGCGTCGTCGCTCCCTTCCAGCCCTCAGGACGAGGAAGGAAGCCCGACGTCATGACCCACGACGCTTCGGAGGCTGGCGGCATACCCGGCAAGAGGTCCTTACGGCCGCTGGGCGGGGTGCTGGCGGCCATGGTTGTGTCGCTGACCGGTACGCGGATCTCCGTTGTGGCACTGCCCTGGTTCGTCCTCGTCACAACCGGCAGTGCCACCCAGACTGGGCTGGTCGCCTTCTGTGAGATGGCGCCCTACGTGGTGGTCAAGGCGTTCACCGGGCCGTTGGTGGACCGGATCGGCCCGCGGGCCGTTTCCTGGACCACCGATCTGGCCAGCGCCACCGCCGCCGCCGCGGTCCCCCTGCTCCACGCCCTGGACCTGCTGTCCTTTCCGCTTCTGCTGGTTCTCGTCGCGCTGATCGGCGCGGCCCGGGGACCCGGAGACCTGGCCAAGGAGGTGATGGTCCCGGAGGCGGCCGAGCGGGGCCGGGTACCGCTGGAGCGGGCCACCGGTCTGGCCGGTGTGATCGAGCGACTCGCCTCCACCGTCGGCCTGGCGCTCGGCGGATCCCTGGTCGCGCTGCTCGGTCCGCTGACCGGACTCGCGGTCAACGCCGGCTGCTTCGTTCTTGGATCAGTGATCATCAAACTCGCGCTGCCTCGCGGCATGGGGCACGCGGTCGAGGCAGCCCCCTCACCGGCCGGGGAAACGGAACCGGGCTACTGGCGACGGTTCGGCGAAGGCTTCACCTTCCTGCGCGGCGAGCCGCTGCTGCTCACCGTCATCGTCATGTGCGGCATCACCAACCTGCTGGACGCGGCGATCACCTCGGTGCTCGTACCCGTCTGGGCCAGGGAGTCCGGCAACGGGCCGACCGCGATCGGCCTGATGGGCAGCGTGATGGGGGCCGCGGCGGTCGGCGGGAGCCTGATCGCCGCGGTGGTCGCGCACCGGCTGCGGCGGCGAGTGGTGGTTCTCGCCGGGTTCCTGCTGGTCGGGGCGCCGAGGTTCCTGATCCTCGCCTTCGATGCCCCGTTGGGGGTGGTACTGGCCGTCTTCGCGGTCAGTGGGTTCGGTGGTGGCTTCGTCAACCCAGTGCTAGGGGCCGTCCTCGTCGAGCGGGTGCCGCGCCGGATGTTGGGCCGGGTCAACGCCCTTGGTGACTCGCTGGCCTGGGGCGGTATCCCCCTCGGTGGGCTGCTCGCCGGGGCGGCGGTGACCGCTGTCGGACTCGTGCCCGTACTGCTCGCTTGCGGCGCCGCGTACTTCCTCACCACGAATCTGGCCGGACTTCGGCCGGAATGGCGCGAGATGGACCGCACACGTGGGCGGGGCGTCGTGAAGCCGCATTCCAAGGAAGGCGCCTCACAAAGCAGTGTGAATGCCGCGACATGACCTTTACGGCAGGGAGGGGGATCATCCGGCCTTCTTCTCCCTCACACAGCTCCTTCTGACCTCGCCCACGCTTCACAAACACCGGCGTGCCGGGCACCACTCGTCTCGGTGACCTTGGCGGAATTGGCGAACTGGGGGGCGGTTCAGACGGACCGAGCCCGCTGGCGGAACCCCGGAAGCGCCATGATCACTGAGACGGCGACACCGCGAACCTCCCAGTGATCATGGCGAACCGCAGCTCAGAAGATGCCTCTCTCGCCACCCTCGCTGAGAAGGAACAGCGCAGGTCGAAAGCCTCGTGTCGGGTGCCCGCACGTGGTCGGCGAAGCGTCCGACGCGCCGAAGGCAATAGGGTGGGGGCGCCTGTGACCCCCCTCGCCGTGCACCGGTCGGGGTGGGCAGACCGATCGCTCCGCCCCGTCAGAGGCGGTGCCGCGCCGAGGAGTCAACCGCCGTGCCGGACCCCATGCGCCCGCCAGCCGACCACCACCACCCCGCTCCGCCGGTCGCCGACCCCTCCCGCCCTCGGGCGGCGGTCCGCACCGCCGTGGTCTGGGAGGTCCTCCAGGAGGCGTTGGACGCGCGGGTCGCAGCCGCCGGACGCCCGGTGCTCGACGTACTGGACGCGGGCGGCGGCAGCGGCAACTTCGCGGTGCCCCTGGCCCGCCTCGGTCACCGCGTCACGGTCGTCGACCCCAGCCCCGACGCCCTGTTCGCGCTGGAGCGTCGCGCCGCGGAGGCGGAGGTCGCCGAGTCGGTCCGGGGGGTGCAGGGCGACGCCCACGGTCTCTTCGAGGTGGTCGACAGGGGAGGCTACGACGCGGTGCTGTGCCACGGCGTGCTGGAGTACGTCGACGACCCCGCCGAGGGCGTGCGCAACGTCGTCGCCGCGCTTCGTGACGAGGGTGTGCTCAGTCTCCTCGGCTCCGGCCTCGGCGGTGCCGTGCTCGCCCGCGCCCTCGCCGGACACTTCACCGAGGCCCGCCACGCCCTCGACGACCCCCATGGACGCTGGGGCGCGGGCGACCCCATGCCGCGCCGTTTCACCGTCGAGCACCTCACCGGCCTGGTGGAGAGCGCCGGTCTGCGGGTCGACGCGGTCCACGGCGTCCGGGTCTTCGCCGACCTCGTGCCGGGAGCCCTGGTCGACACCGAGCCCGGCGCGATGGAAGCCCTGCTGCGGCTGGAAGAGGCGGCGGCCGAACTGCCCGCGTTCCATTCCGTGGCCACCCAACTGCATGTCCTCGCGCGGCGGCCGGGCCCCTGACCCGGCTCGTGGGGAGCCGCTCCGGGGGCGCTCGGGACGAGGCCGGCGACGGAGTCCGCCGCGAACCCGCGCGCGGTCGCCCGGCGCCGTATGATCGAGGAAGACCGCCCGGCATGACGGGCCGGCCGCCGGGGAATGGGAACTACGGCGAGTCGGGATGTCCACGGCGGAGACCGGTTGGCCGATTGGCGCAGAGGGGCGGGTTTCACGGGGGCGATTCCCTGCCTATCCTGAAGGGACCCCCGGGTCGCCCCGGCGACTGCACGATGAGGAGGACGCCGTGCCGCTCTCGGAGCACGAGCAGCGCATGCTCGAGCAGATGGAGCGAGCGCTGTACGCCGAAGATCCCAAGTTCGCGACGGCGCTCGAGGGAAGCGGGCTGCGTACGTACACCCGGCGACGGGTCTACCAGGCGGTCGCGGGCTTCCTCGTGGGTATTGCGCTTCTCATGGCGGGCATGGTCGCCCAGCAGGTGTGGCTCAGTGTCATGGGATTCCTCGTCATGCTGGGCTGCGCCGTCCTCGCGGTGACGGGGTGGCGCAAGGCCCCGAAGCCGGGCGAGCGGGAGGCCGCCGGGGCAGTGCCCCAGTCGGCCGCGGGCCGCCCGGGCAGGGCGAAGCGCTCCGTGATGGATCGCATCGAGGAGCGCTGGCAGCGCCGTCGGGACGAGCAGCAGGGCGGCCACTGACCGCCGCCCGCCGGCGGTCGGCGCTGGTTCGGTGAGGTGTCGCCTCGGAGGGGCCGCCGCAGGGCGACCCCTGCTACGCATGCCTCCACCGTGACCCTGGTGTCCCCGCCCTCGGCGGTGACAAGATCTCGAACACTCGTCCGGACGCCTCGACCGGTGCCGACACCGACGCGCGCCGCGCCCCTCGAAACGAGTGGCCCGCGGGAGGCGCCGGGGCGGCGGACGGCACCGAGGGCCGGTTGCTTCCCGAGGCCCCGCCCCCCGACGCGTGGTGACCGGTCTCAGTCGCGCCGCCCCGGCGCCCGCGGCCGGCGCACCCGCGCGACGGCACGACGCGGCGATCCCCTCAGGCGCTCGCCGACGGCCCACACCGCCCGCACGCTCGACCTTGGAGCCAGGACGGCCCGCCACCGAGCGGCTCGACCCGCCGCGGCCCGGAAACCGGCGATCACCCGACGCGCGTCGGCCGCCGGATCGGCGACCTGGCCCGGCACCGGGGCGTAGAGCGTCCGCTCCACGTCCCGCGCGATCCGGTCGAGCGAGGCCTCGGCGGCCGGGCCAAGAACCCCCAGCCGGGTCATCCGGGCCGCCGCCGCACGCGGTGTCTCTGACTCGCGCGGCGCGATGCCGAGGTCCCAGGCCGTGTCCGTCAGCTCCCGCCAGGCCGCCAAGGCGCCCGATCCGTCGGCCGCCGCGCCCCCTCCGCCCACTTGGAGCCTCACGGCTCGGGTCCGCATCCGCCACAGCATCGGAACCAGCGGGACCGCCAGGATCAGAAGGGCTCCCAGCCCCCGCGTCGCCAGGGTGCCCCAGGGGGGGCCGCCGGCAGCGGAGGGGGGCGCGGCCTCGGGGGAGGAGCTCGCGCAGGAACCGGGCGAGTCCGCAGCGGGCGCACAGCTCTCGTCGTCGGAGAGGTCCTCCGGGGGGGAGATGGAGGACCCTCGGGAAGGAAGCGGCGCGTCCGGCGTGGTGGCACCCGGCGCGTTCGCCACCGTGTAGGGAGGGGCGGAGCCCCGGGTCGGCGTGGGCTCGAAACGGGTCCAGCCGACCCCCTCGAAGTAGAGCTCGGGCCAGGCGTGGGCGTCCCTGAGCCCCACCGAGATCGTGCCGTCGGGTCGCGGGGTGCCCGGGGCGAAGCCCACCGCCACCCTGGCCGGGATCTCCAGGGAGCGCGCCATCGCTGCCATGGTGAAGGAGTAGTGGACGCAGAATCCCCGCTTGTCCCGCAGGAACCGACTGATCGCCTCGGGCCCGTCGCCGAGCGCCACCTCGGTGTCGTAGGCGAAGCGGCCGTCGGCGGCGAAGTACTCCTGGAGCATGACCGCCCGCGCGTACGCCGTGGACGCGCCCGAGGTCACCGCCCGCGCCGTGCGTTCCACCACCGCCGGGACGGAATCCGGCAGGCTCGTGTACTCCCGGGCCACCGCCTCGGGCGGCGGCGGCGCCGCGGCGAGCCGCTCCGCCGTGGGCAGCACTTCCAGGGCGTCGACCTCGTACGTGAGGCCCCGGGTGTTCTGGCCGTGGTCCCCGATCAGCGTCATGCCGGTCGGTTCGTACCGCCAGTCCCCCTCCACGCGTACCCCGATGGGCGGGTAGGGCATCGGCAGCCAGTCCTGCGCGTACCAGTCCGCCGCCGAGACCGTCGCCGAGACCTCCTCGCGAGGGACGTCCGGACCGAGGCCGGCCGGCGCGGGGAACGCTCCTGCCGGCACATCGATGATCCGGCGTTCGGCGGGCGTCCAGGTGGCGCCGTCGAAGACATCCAGGGAGACGATGCGCAGGTAGAGGCCGCTCGGGACCGCCGCGTCGGTCGTCACCGACAGCACCTCGCGGTCCTCGTCGGCGTTCAGACTGTCGCGGAGCGAGACCAGCGGGTTCACGGCGGCGATGGTGCCTCCCCCGCCGTCGGAGGAGGCACGCGCCCCGGCGGGGTCCAGCAGGCCGCCGTCCATCGCGGGCAGGGTGAGCGGTACCAGCAGCGCGGCGCCCAGCACCGCGGCTCCGATCCGCCGCCCGGCGCGCGCCGGTGCTCCGGCCGACCTGCCCGGTGCGGGCGGGGAGCCCCGCGCGGCGCCGAAGAACCGCCCCCACCGCGCCAGCCGGTCCCGCCCGTCGGCCAGGAGCAGCGACAGGTAGCCGGCGGCCGCGATCAGGAACCAGAACCAGCCCCCGGAGCCGTCGGAGAGCCCGGCCGCCACCGAGTACACCGCCAGCAGCGGCAGCCCCGCCGAGGCGGCGGCGCGGAACGTCACCGCGAGGGCGTCCACGCACACCCCGATCAGCAGGACGCCGCCCACCAGCATCAACCGTATGCCGTCGGACTCCAGGGGGGCGGGAACGGCGTACCGGACCATGTCGTCGCCGCCTTGGCGCAGCAGTTCCGCGAAGCGGACGAGGACCGCCGGGCCCGGAAGCACGCCGGCGACGGCCTGCCCCCGCGCGAAGGCGAGAGTGAGCAGCACCAGTCCGACCGCGGCCTGCGCCGCCGGCACAAGGGCGCGGGGCACCGACGCCCGACGCGCCCCCATCCCCACCGCGGCCGTGACCGCCAGGAAGAAGGCGGCCTGCAGTATCCAGACGAACGGATCGACCAGCGGCAACAGCGCGCAGGACGCGGCGAGCGTCGCCGCCCACGCGCGCACGGCGAGCCGTGCCTGTCCGCTCACCACGCTCCGGCCCCGCCACCCGCCGTGACACCGCCGCGGCGCTCCCGGTCCGCCTGCCGCCACGCGGCTTCCAGGGAGGAGCCCCGCGCGACCCTCACCACGGTCCACCCCGCCTCCCGCAGTGTCCGCTCGCGCGCGTCGCGTTCCGCTTCCGGTCGAGTGGGCCCCTCCGTCCCCGCCGTCGCCCACTCCTCGCGTTCGAGGAGGAGGCAGAGCGCCTCGCCCCCGTGCCGTCGCATGGCGGCGACCACCAACGTCTGTTCCTCGTCGAGATCGCCGAGAAACGCCACCAGCAACCCCGCGGATCCGTCCCTGAGCACGTCGTACGCGGGAGAAAGGTCCCTCTCGCGGGACCGTTCCACGACGGCCAGGGCGTCCATGAGAGCCCCGGCGCTCTCCGCCGACTCCTGCCCGATACCGCCGAAGCCCTCGCCGCCCTCCGCTCCGGGCGTCGTCCGGCCGGTGTCCGTGACCAGGCGGACCGAGAAACCCCGCTCCAGCATGTGCGCCACCACCGATGCCGCCCCCGAGACCGCCCATTCGAAGGCGGAGGACGGGCCCGACCCGGAGTGGGCCGCGGC contains:
- a CDS encoding MFS transporter, which codes for MTHDASEAGGIPGKRSLRPLGGVLAAMVVSLTGTRISVVALPWFVLVTTGSATQTGLVAFCEMAPYVVVKAFTGPLVDRIGPRAVSWTTDLASATAAAAVPLLHALDLLSFPLLLVLVALIGAARGPGDLAKEVMVPEAAERGRVPLERATGLAGVIERLASTVGLALGGSLVALLGPLTGLAVNAGCFVLGSVIIKLALPRGMGHAVEAAPSPAGETEPGYWRRFGEGFTFLRGEPLLLTVIVMCGITNLLDAAITSVLVPVWARESGNGPTAIGLMGSVMGAAAVGGSLIAAVVAHRLRRRVVVLAGFLLVGAPRFLILAFDAPLGVVLAVFAVSGFGGGFVNPVLGAVLVERVPRRMLGRVNALGDSLAWGGIPLGGLLAGAAVTAVGLVPVLLACGAAYFLTTNLAGLRPEWREMDRTRGRGVVKPHSKEGASQSSVNAAT
- a CDS encoding methyltransferase — protein: MPDPMRPPADHHHPAPPVADPSRPRAAVRTAVVWEVLQEALDARVAAAGRPVLDVLDAGGGSGNFAVPLARLGHRVTVVDPSPDALFALERRAAEAEVAESVRGVQGDAHGLFEVVDRGGYDAVLCHGVLEYVDDPAEGVRNVVAALRDEGVLSLLGSGLGGAVLARALAGHFTEARHALDDPHGRWGAGDPMPRRFTVEHLTGLVESAGLRVDAVHGVRVFADLVPGALVDTEPGAMEALLRLEEAAAELPAFHSVATQLHVLARRPGP
- a CDS encoding DUF3040 domain-containing protein, producing the protein MPLSEHEQRMLEQMERALYAEDPKFATALEGSGLRTYTRRRVYQAVAGFLVGIALLMAGMVAQQVWLSVMGFLVMLGCAVLAVTGWRKAPKPGEREAAGAVPQSAAGRPGRAKRSVMDRIEERWQRRRDEQQGGH
- a CDS encoding DUF3488 and transglutaminase-like domain-containing protein, whose protein sequence is MSGQARLAVRAWAATLAASCALLPLVDPFVWILQAAFFLAVTAAVGMGARRASVPRALVPAAQAAVGLVLLTLAFARGQAVAGVLPGPAVLVRFAELLRQGGDDMVRYAVPAPLESDGIRLMLVGGVLLIGVCVDALAVTFRAAASAGLPLLAVYSVAAGLSDGSGGWFWFLIAAAGYLSLLLADGRDRLARWGRFFGAARGSPPAPGRSAGAPARAGRRIGAAVLGAALLVPLTLPAMDGGLLDPAGARASSDGGGGTIAAVNPLVSLRDSLNADEDREVLSVTTDAAVPSGLYLRIVSLDVFDGATWTPAERRIIDVPAGAFPAPAGLGPDVPREEVSATVSAADWYAQDWLPMPYPPIGVRVEGDWRYEPTGMTLIGDHGQNTRGLTYEVDALEVLPTAERLAAAPPPPEAVAREYTSLPDSVPAVVERTARAVTSGASTAYARAVMLQEYFAADGRFAYDTEVALGDGPEAISRFLRDKRGFCVHYSFTMAAMARSLEIPARVAVGFAPGTPRPDGTISVGLRDAHAWPELYFEGVGWTRFEPTPTRGSAPPYTVANAPGATTPDAPLPSRGSSISPPEDLSDDESCAPAADSPGSCASSSPEAAPPSAAGGPPWGTLATRGLGALLILAVPLVPMLWRMRTRAVRLQVGGGGAAADGSGALAAWRELTDTAWDLGIAPRESETPRAAAARMTRLGVLGPAAEASLDRIARDVERTLYAPVPGQVADPAADARRVIAGFRAAAGRAARWRAVLAPRSSVRAVWAVGERLRGSPRRAVARVRRPRAPGRRD